The nucleotide sequence ACTCGCAGCTGGTGCAGCTTCCCTACCACTACCTCAAGCGCCTGGAAGGCGTCGCCCCGGACGTGGCGGCCAGGCTCACGCGCAATCTCTCGGAAATCGCCACGACCCGCGTCAGGAGCCTCGCCGCCAGCATCGCGCCGGCAGCCGCCAGCCCACCCGCCGATGACCCGGCCGCACCGGCTCAGACGCAGGGGGCCGGCGCGGCGCCGGAGGCGGTGACCCTGGTGCCGATCCAGATCAAGATGGCGCTCGCGCGCTGCCCCATGTTCGAAGGCTTCGATCAGGACGATCTGCAGCGGCTCGGCGACCGGGTGCAGGCGACCCGCTATCCGGCCGGACAGCCGGTATTCCTCGCGGGCGACCGGGCGGACAGCATGTACGTCGTCGCGCTCGGGCGCCTGCTGGTCGTGGCGGAGGTCGACGGCGACATCCAGGAAGTCGCCTCGCTCACGGCGGGCAACTGCTTCGGCGAGCTCGCCCTCATCAACGCCGAACCCGTCCGCAGCGCCTCGATCCTGGCCGACACCCTCGCCACGATCCTGCGCATCGGGTACGACGATCTGCGCGACGCGACGGCCTGGCGGCCCCGGACCCGGGAACGTTTCGAGGCGAACCTGGCCAGGCTGGCCGTCGAGCGAAGCTGATAGCGCGGCTCGCATGACTTCGCTCCGGTGTCGCGGCCGGCACGGAGGCCGGCCCCACCCGCTGCATCGGTGGCGCAGGCCTCCGTGCCTGCGTCCGAGAGGCGCTATGAGGCCGGCGC is from Candidatus Tanganyikabacteria bacterium and encodes:
- a CDS encoding cyclic nucleotide-binding domain-containing protein — protein: MGLFRDKPYRIADAVIVRDSQLVQLPYHYLKRLEGVAPDVAARLTRNLSEIATTRVRSLAASIAPAAASPPADDPAAPAQTQGAGAAPEAVTLVPIQIKMALARCPMFEGFDQDDLQRLGDRVQATRYPAGQPVFLAGDRADSMYVVALGRLLVVAEVDGDIQEVASLTAGNCFGELALINAEPVRSASILADTLATILRIGYDDLRDATAWRPRTRERFEANLARLAVERS